Proteins encoded together in one Gammaproteobacteria bacterium window:
- the sgpB gene encoding Sulfur globule protein CV2 — protein sequence MKKLTKSIAIVALVSAGSLLSTSANAWWGPWGGGPGGWGNDWFGDGGMNFNMGFNGHGRGNGYGYGYPGYGYGYPGGWGGGYPGGWGGGYPGGWGGGYPGGWGGYSGYGYPGYGYPGAVAAPTVAAPATTTSK from the coding sequence ATGAAGAAATTGACAAAATCAATAGCAATTGTTGCATTAGTAAGCGCAGGCAGCCTTCTTTCCACCTCAGCCAATGCTTGGTGGGGTCCATGGGGTGGCGGCCCCGGTGGCTGGGGTAACGATTGGTTCGGCGATGGTGGCATGAATTTCAATATGGGCTTTAATGGTCATGGCCGTGGTAATGGTTATGGCTACGGCTATCCAGGCTATGGCTATGGCTATCCAGGCGGTTGGGGTGGTGGTTATCCAGGTGGTTGGGGTGGTGGCTATCCAGGTGGTTGGGGTGGTGGCTATCCAGGTGGTTGGGGTGGTTATTCTGGTTATGGCTATCCAGGCTATGGATATCCAGGTGCTGTAGCTGCTCCAACCGTAGCTGCTCCTGCGACGACTACCAGCAAGTAA